The Gadus chalcogrammus isolate NIFS_2021 chromosome 16, NIFS_Gcha_1.0, whole genome shotgun sequence DNA window TAATCTTTGCAATATCGCCCCGCCCTAGTGTAGAGTTAGTCTGGGGTGTGAGGCTGTTGGacgggttgggttagggtttgggtgaCGGACAGGTCACTGTACATCTTCAGGAACGCTGCACACCCGCTCCGCAACCAGCGCCCTGGTCCCGGCTCGGGGCGGCCCTCTGGACCAGACGGGTGGACCCCCTCAGGGCCGGCCCCCTCCAGCCCACTCACCTTGACCTTGGACTGCTGATCGGAGGTCATCCCCCCGCACCGCGAGCCCTGGGACCCCGCCTCCGAGCTGTCTGAGGGGGAGACACAACCAGTCAGCTGGAACCACCGCCATCGTACTGGAACCACAGCCATCGTACTGGAACCACAGCCATCGTACTGGAACCACAGCCATCGTACTGGAACCACAGCCATCGTACTGGAACCACAGCCATCGTACTGGAACCACCGCCATCGTACTGGAACCACCGCCATCATACTGGAACCACAGCCATCATACTGGAACCACAGCCATCATACTGGAACCACAGCCATCATACTGGAACCACAGCCATCACACTGTCTGGAACCACAGCCATCATACTGGAACCACAGCCATCATACTGGAACCACAGCCATCATACTGGAACCACAGCCATCATACTGGAACCGCAGCCATCATACTGGAACCACAGCCATCATACTGGAACCGCAGCCATCATACTGGAACCACAGCCATCATACTGGAACCACAGCCATCATACTGGAACCACAGCCATCATACTGGAACCACAGCCATCATACTGTACCAACCAACCAGTCCGGCAGAACCACAGCCATCACACTGGAACCACCGCCATCATACTGGAACCACAGCCATCATATTGGAACCACCGCCATCATACTGGAACCACAGCCATCGTACTGGAACCACAGCCATCGTACTGGAACCACAGCCATCGTACTGGAACCACAGCCATCATACTGGAACCACAGCCATCACACTGGAACCACAGCCATCATACTGGAACCACAGCCATCATACTGGAACCACAGCCATCATACTGGAACCACAGCCATCATACTGTACCAACCAGTCCGGCAGAACCACAGCCATCATACCACTCTGTATCAACCAGTCCACTAGAACACCCACAATGCAACAGACAGCAACTACCAGACCCTGGACTACAGCCAGGCCCTGCTGTATTAACATGAGGATCAGGGTGGAGCTGTCTGGAGAGGAACCCAACTACCTACAGCCACATCACCATAACCCCACCTTCAGCTACAACACCTTCATCTACAACACCATAACCCAAACTTCAGCTACATCACCTTCAGCTACACCACCTTCAGCCACATCACCTTATCCCCACCTTCAGCCACATCACCATAACCCCACCTTCAGCTACACCACCTTCATCTACTACATCATAACCCAAACTTCAGCTACATCATCTTCAGCTACACCACCTTCAGCcacattagattagattagattcaactttattgtcattgcacaagtaAGGACAACCAGTACAACGAAATGCAGTTTAGCATCTAACCAGTAGTGCAATCaataaaaacgtttttgttAAAGCAGCactataagaataataataataatacataagaCACAGATAGCAGATAGCAGCTGGTCAACAAAGTTAAAAATATCCAGTCAGTTTATAAGGTGCATATAGTTCTGAAGGGTCCATAGAATGCAGTATGAATATAAAGTACATATTGGAGTGCATAAGTAAAGTGCATAGGTGGTTTGAGGTAGTCAGACTGAGCATAGGCCATGTtcaagaagggggggggggggctagtgtagggtctttgtgttgagcagtgttgtaGTGTTGTGGAAAAAGCTGTTTTCCATCACCTTAACCCCACCTTCAGCCACATCACCATAACCCCACCTTCAGCCACATCACCATAACCCCACCTTCAGCTACATCACCTTCAGCTACACCACCTTCAGCCACATCACCATAACCCCACCTTCAGCCACATCACCATAACCCCACCTTCAGCTACATCACCATAACCCCACCTTCAGCTACATCACCATAACCCCACCTTCAGCCACATCACCTTAACCCCACCTTCAGCTACACCACCTTCAGCCACATCACCATAACCCCACCTTCAGCCACATCACCTTAACCCCACCTTCAGCCACATCACCATAACCCCACCTTCAGCTACACCACCTTCAGCCACATCACCATAACCCCACCTTCAGCCACATCACCATAACCCCACCTTCAGCCACATCACCATAACCCCACCTTCAGCTACATCACCTTCAGCTACACCACCTTCAGCCACATCACCTTAACCCCACCTTCAGCCACATCACCATAACCCCACCTTCAGCCACATCACCTTAACCCCACCTTCAGCCACATCACCTTAACCCCACCTTCAGCCACATCACCATAACCCCACCTTCAGCCACATCACCATAACCCCACCTTCAGCTACATCACCTTCAGCTACACCACCTTCAGCCACATCACCATAACCCAAACTTCAGCTACATCACCTTCAGCTACACCACCTTCAGCCACATCACCTTAACCCCACCTTCAGCCACATCACCTTAACCCCACCTTCAGCCACATCACCATAACCCAACCTTCAGCTACATCACCATAACCCCACCTTCAGCTACATCACCTTCAGCTACACCACCTTCAGCCACATCACCTTAACCCCACCTTCAGCCACATCACCATAACCCCACCTTCAGCTACACCACCTTCAGCCAAATCACCTTAACCCCACCTTCAGCCACATCACCATAACCCCACCTTCAGCTACACCACCTTCAGCCACATCACCTTAACCCCACCTTCAGCCACATCACCATAACCCCACCTTCAGCTACACCACCTTCAGCTACATCACCATAACCCCACCTTCAGCTACATCACCATCAGCCACCATGACCACCTCCAACCACACCATATAGTTCACGTAGCGTGAAGGAGGTTGGTTTGGTTGTGAGCTAATAATTCAGCAACATGGCGATATGAAGACTTATAGCTCTTATCTACGATATAAATGTTATAATAATATGTGACGTTAATAAGGTGACATTATtgtagaaatgtaaaaaactaaTTTGATGGAGTAAGTTGAGAGCAGCTTCCAGATAGAGATAAAGAGATGAGCTGAGGAGACAAGTCCGGACAAGTTCACAAGACCTGGATCCCGACGGTAGACCTGGATCCCGACGGTAGACCCCGACCTCCTCTAGACCCTCAACCCGGACCCCAAAGAGCAGACCGGGCGGGGGACTGGGAGTCTGCTGCTGTACCCGAGGGGTCCAGGGGGTCTACCTCTGGACCCGAGGGTCTACCTCTGGACCCGAGGGGGTCCTTTGAAAACATCCAACTTTACTGAGCCCAAGGGGGTTATTGGTTTTAAGAGCAGTTACCATGATGAGAAGTTAAACACTAAATAGACCTACCGACAAATTAAGTGAACGGAGCCAAATGTTACGAATTATAATCTAGAAAACCAACCTTTTCTCCGGTCGAGTCTGCTCCTGCAGCGCTCCGGGCGGCTCCTCCTGCTCGGCTCCCAGGGTTCCGGCTCCACCGCCGGGCCCGTCTCGCTGCCCGGCCGCCAGGAACCCCGCAGCCGGCAGCGGGGACCGCTCCTTGGCCGCTGGAAGCAGCGGAGGCAGGCGGAGAGTCCGCAGCGGGGCTGGGCGGCGGGCCCGGGACCGGGAAGGTCCCCCCCGCACCCCACCGGACACTTCAGCTCGCCCGTGGGGGCCCGGGCCTGCGGGTCGGACGCGGATCTGAGCCGGAGCAGAGGCCCGCTCCCCGGGCACATCTCCTTTGCTTCAGCGGGACGCTCGGCGGACGCCGCGGCCGCCATCTTCGCTGCTCTTTTCCTTCTGGTTCAGTTTGAAAACAAACAACCCCGCCCCCCGTCGGCTCgtcgcccccccctcccgctactctgtgtgtgtgcgtgtgtgcgtgtgcgtggggtcACCTGTTTTCTCTCGAAAGACCGAGAAAAGTCGATCCTCTAACTTAATCTGACGTCATTATTCTGTTACTGAGATCAGTTAACTCTTATAGAAGGAAATAAAAACTGTTTAGATCTACATGAGCTCTCCGTTTGTTTATATCGCAGTATCAACAGTTCGGATGTAAAGGACAGGAGGTCTGAACTGATTATTTTAACTAAAATGATCACTTAAGttaggttaagggttagggctaaTATCGTCCTATCCTCTTTTGGTGGTTTCAAGGGATGTCTGGTTGTTGGTGTGTTAGCTGATCCAGGGATGTTGGTGTGTCGGCGGTGGTCGGCCGCCAGGGGGAGACAGACGACGGGTTTACTCCAGTCAAGAAAACCTGATATTTGAAACTAACAAAAGTattgcatatattttttattgttcataGTTTATAGGGCAAGCACCACAAAAATATTGGACCTAAAAACACATTCGGTGAAGAGGAGTTCAGGCGAACTCACTCTTAAAACATCGTATAAAGGTAAAACTCTGTCATACGGCCTCTGGATTCAGCTTGGTTGAGGAGGATAACACACGGTTTTAGTGGGACTAAACAAGACAATTCATATCATCTTTGAATAGAATCTTTAAACACTCccgcccagcagggggcggtaaTACACATTACCACAATACTGCAATACTTTCCCGACATAACGAGGAAAAAACAAGCAACAACCGGGACTTGGGGAGTCTGAAGTCTGAGTGAGACCGGCTGACCTCTCCACGTTGACCCACAGAGCGGGTTGGACCGACCGGGGGACCGGGGTCAGACTGCCCGGAATGCAGAGCCCCAGAGCCGCGGTGCAGCTCGTCCAGCTCGGGCGGATCTCCTACTCCCAGGCGCTCCTAGAGCAGCAGCGCTTCGTCCAGCGACACCGTAACCGAGATCCCAGCCGCCCGGCCCCCGACGCCCTGCTGGTGTGCGAACACCCGCCGGTCTACACCATCGGGATCCGCCAGGCCCCTTACCCCGCCGAGGAGGAGCGCAGGCTGGCCCTCCTGGGAGCCGAGTTCTTCCGGACGAACCGAGGCGGGTTGATCACCTTCCATGGGCCGGGCCAGCTGGTCTGCTACCCGGTCCTTGACCTCCGGGGCTTCAGGAAGAGTTTGCGCTGGTACGTCGGTCAGCTGGAGCAGACCGTCATCGGGCTGTGCGGTCAACTGGGCATCGAGGCGTCGACCTCCCCGGACACCGGAGTGTGGGTTGGGGACAACAAGATCTGCGCTATCGGTGCGTAACGACGACCCCTCAGCTGGGTTCAGGGCCACCGGACACATCGCCTCATAGTTCACCAAACAATCAATAAATCTATCAATAGAAAAATAGGGCTATTAATGTACTATTTAGTGATCCGAAAGCCTATTCATTGGCTTGACAGGAGGCTAATGGCACATTTCACTACACACTGTCTAAACGTGTCTCAACTAATGAGACAATAGTTTACTCAAATTAACTGGTTTCAACTCAGGGGCGCCGGTGTTACAcagaattctgcgacccactgaaatgtgtgaccccagggggcgctgttgcacattttctgcaacatgcacgtgtgcagtataacaaaaacataaataaaacataagatctccggtggatctttcttttcttgatactgacattaattctaaacagcattttacacagtttcctataataggaaatgctcaaaggtaaatcagcttaatttaacactgactgtagctttttatgggtaaagaagcaacggtgaaggaccgtaggctactaaacgccctatccattgtatgggtctgtaaaatgctaatcaaattaatttattaagcactttaataaaaaggtaaatggttggggggagatcttatgtttcaTGTATGTTTTTGTCAAGCCTttctacgcttcaaactcgtgcatattgcagaaaatatgcaacagcgccccctggggtcacacttttcggtgggtcgcagaattcggtttAACACCGGAACCTAAGATGCCGCGAGGTCAATGGTCTCCGCCACTTTTTGAGAAAAAAATATGGAGAAAAGGTAGAAGCCTGAAAAGGTTCAAACTGCTAGTTACTAGCAGTCTGGTTCTCCACTCCAGGTTTCTGTTAATCTGGTTTCAACTGTCGTCACTAATCAGGTGTTAATCTAGTGTTAATCTGGTGTTACTAATCAGGTGTAACACTGTGTTCTGTACTCCTGGTCTGTTAATCTGGTTTCAGATCACAATAGTCAGGTGTAAACGCTGTGTTCTGTACTCCTGGTCTGTGTATCTGGTTTAAACTATTACTAATCAGGTTTAAAGGCTGTGTTCTGTACTCCTGGTCTGTGTATCTGGTTTCAACTCTTACTAATCAGGTGTAAATGCTGTGTTCTGTGCTCCTGGTCTGTTAATCTGGTTTAAACTCTTACTGATCAGGTGTAAACGCTGTGTTCTGTGCTCCAGGGATCCATTGTGGCCGCTACATCACATCTCACGGCCTGGCCCTCAACGTCAATACAGATCTGTCGTGGTTCAAACACATTGTTCCCTGCGGCATTGTGGGTAAAGGCGTGACGTCTGTGAGCGAGGAGCTGGGCCGAGCGGTGACGGTGGAGGAGTTGCTGCCCCGCCTGCTGGACTCCTTCTCGGAACACTTTGGTCGTGACGTCACAAGCACCagaacccctccacccccccctggctgagggggggggcgccCTCTTCTGGCGGACTTTAGAACTATGTCTGTGAATAAAATGTTTCATTTCAAGGGGCAAAAAAGACTAAGTCACTTGTACCTTCACTTCCCGTGTAATATTCATTCACC harbors:
- the lipt2 gene encoding putative lipoyltransferase 2, mitochondrial; translated protein: MQSPRAAVQLVQLGRISYSQALLEQQRFVQRHRNRDPSRPAPDALLVCEHPPVYTIGIRQAPYPAEEERRLALLGAEFFRTNRGGLITFHGPGQLVCYPVLDLRGFRKSLRWYVGQLEQTVIGLCGQLGIEASTSPDTGVWVGDNKICAIGIHCGRYITSHGLALNVNTDLSWFKHIVPCGIVGKGVTSVSEELGRAVTVEELLPRLLDSFSEHFGRDVTSTRTPPPPPG